CGCACgcccaaaatattgaaaaggtcTTTCGTACTTTCGAAAAGGCAAATATGAAAGTGCAGCTGGTCAAATGCGAATTTTTTCGTTATTTCACCAAACGGTATTAAGACAATTCCTTCTAAAGCTGAAGCAATCCGAAATTTCCCAtgcccaaaaattttgaaagatttaAGATATTTTCTTGGACTTTCAGGATACTATCGTCGCTTCATCAAGGATTACGCTAAAGTAGGGAATCCCCTGACTTCGCTCTTAAGAGAGGAGGATGGACACGTGTccaaaaacgcatttaaaaaaaaagaaattaaatttgatagcGCAGTATGACAAGccttcaacaaaataaaatattctcttGCTTCACAAGAAGTAGTATTGGCATACCCAAACTTTAAACAGGACTTTCACCTCCCTACTGACGCATCTAACTACGCATTAGGAGCTGTTCCCCAACAGCCAGGCAAACCCATTTCATATACTTCACGCTCGTTAAGCAAAGAGGAGAATTATGCCGCAAACGGAAAGGAAATGCTAACAATAATATGGGCACttaataattataacttatATGGTTCACCAAAAGCGgtaatatttacttaattttattatgaacTCAAGTACAAACccgtatttaaaaatcaaattctttTGAATGTAGGACCAACATCTACATACCAATTCAAAATAGTCTTCCCAACTTATCACATAATAGAAGAAAGGAATTATGACAATACAAAACTTATTAATTTCCTGAAGAGATATCTGAATCCATCCgtaataaattgtataaaaacaGAGGAAGCAATAATGGGCAGGATACAAGAAATGAATCCAATCCATTTTAGAAATTACAAGATAAGATTCATGCAAATCCTGATACAGGATATCATCAATGATCAAGACCaagaagaaattattatcaaaacTCATCGAAGAGCGCACCGaaatattgtgaaaataaaaatctaaatcttAGAAAAGTACTTTTCCGTCTACATATGgccaaaaagataaaaaatgtaatacagaAGTGCTTAACATGCAACGAAAACAAATACGATTGTCACCCCAGTAAACCAGAGCTAGGTGAAACGCCCATACCCCAATATCCCGGACAGATTTTGCATATCGATATTTACATCACCAACAGAAATATAGTATTCACAGCAATAGACAAAATATGTACAAACCAAAATACTTAAATCAAGAGCAATAGAACATGTAAAAGAACCTCTACGTAAACTGCTCTATCAGTTCGGCGTACCCGAATCAATAGTAATAGATAACGAAGCTTTCCTTCATTCTgcgacaaaaaaatttttgctcgAAGATATCCTCAacatcaaagtttttaaaacacCGCCCTATGCTAGTTTCGTTAATGGACAAGTAGAACGGTTTCATTCTACCCTGACAGAAATAATGCGCTGTCTAAAGGTAGAACGAAATTTAACTTCATTCACCGAACTCCTTGATTGTTCAGTCTACGAATATAATTATACTATTCActcaactacaaaaatgaaaccaATAGAGACATTTTTCGGAAGAAGAGTCTTCACAGACCCAAGCCAGTTCGAAAAGGCAAGGGAAGAAAATACAtgagaactaaaaaataaacagaCAAAATACCTTTCCTATCACAACGCGTCAAACCATAAAAATGTATCATCCTGGAAAAACcatctaattaaaaataaataaaagcctaGGCGCAAAAATTTCCCCGAAATTCAAAAAGGAAATAGTAAAGGAAAACAGAAACTGAACCATATTAACAGAATCAGGGAAAATAATCCGCAAGAGTAATATTAAAAGTTACTTAATTTCTCCACTAACAGGTTTCATCTACTCCTACCTATCAATGCGAACGTAAAAATTTTGGACTATACGAATGCACAATTAGTGAATATAAATAACGGACTTGCCAAAATACATTACGGTACCTTTAGACTCATTCACCTAATTGACTTGAACAAGTATGAAACGCTATTGACGGACATTTACAGTCACATAACCAGTAAACTACCTAAAGATAGTTTCCTTTACCCAATCCTCAAGCACGAAACTAACCAAACCCTTAAACCTATAAGAAGAACTACGTAAAGAAAGATCTATTACATTAATGTAACATACTAGGCACCGCATGAAAATATCTAGCTGGGTCACCAGAGCACGAAGACCTAGAAATCATCACTAATAACTTAATAAATTTGAACCAAAATAACAATAGACAAACGATAATTaatgaactttttaaaaaaagattaagTAACATAACtaagatgaaaaatttaattttaaacgccatagaaaatagtaataatatatTCGATGAAATTGCAATAGATTTGCAAAATCAAATAAGATTAATTAAAGATGATTTGATAAACATAAAATATGCCTTACAATGGGCAAAAGGAAATATTCTTAATACTGTAAtctataatacatataaaaataagtcGGGTTTTCCTTCCTGACGCTCTAACTCCAGAACGCACGAACCGATTTCCACGGTTTTGCATTCGTTGGAGGCTCCGTGAGGTTTATAGCATATACTCTGCTCAGTTAATTTCCTGTGACATTTATTATGCGCACGTTCTTTCAAACGCTAACTTAAAACCGGTATTGTGTTCATCGCCAGAGTATTTCAGCAAAAACTCAAGGTTATGATGGATGTGCACAGTTATACATTTAGCAGTGCATTTGGAAAACGGACATTGACTAGCTTCTTTGCAGTGTGTGAAGCAGATTCATTCGCAGCGACGCTGATGTACGTTGAAATGCCCAAGTATTACACTTGGAatcaatcaacaaaaaaattccaacgtCGCAAACAAGGAACCCCAGTTCCAGATTGGCCACAGGTGTTTTCCACTGATGCGCTAGGTCGCATATATAGTGTTCATCCTAGAAATGATgaatgttttcatttgcagccGCTGTGAATGGCCACCAATGCCAAACATATCGAGAAGCATGTCAACTATTGGGTTTGCTGGAGGACGATTCTCATTGGGATTTAACATTTGCGGATTCAGTTGTTTCATCAAATGCGTACCAAATACGAACGCTGTTCGCAATTATCGTCACCATATGTTTCCCTTCACAACCAATTCAGTTATGGAACAAATACAAAGACGACGTATGTGAAGATATCTTGCATCGCTTGCGCATGCGAACGAATAATCCCGACATGCAAATAACCGATGAAAATCTACAATGAAGGATTGATTCTGATTGAGAATCAATGCTTGACTATTGCAAACAAGCTCCTGATTAAAGTAGGAATGATTTCGCCAAATCGATCGATGCACGATGCATTCAACCAAGAATTAAATCGAGAGCTGCAATACAATGTTGATACATTGCAGACATTCGTTCGAAATAGTGTGCCGTTGCTGAATGAACAGCAAAAACAAGTATACGAAACATTATTGCAAGCGGTGGACAATAATACTGGAGGTCTATTCTTCCTGGACGCACCTGGAGGAACAGGCAAAACATTTGTCATTTCATTGATTTTGGCCACTATTCGATCAAGAGGTGACATAGCTTTGGCGTTACCATCATCTGGAATTGCGGCGACTCTTCTAGATGGCGGTCGTACTGCACATTCTGCGCTTAAGTTGCCACTCAATTTAAACACAATTGATACTCCAACATGCAATATTTCCGGATCCAGTGCAATGGGAAAATTGTTGATGCAATGCAAGCTCATTGTTTGCGTTGAGTGCACATTGGCACACAAGAAATCACTTGAAGCACTTAACTTCACACTGAAGGATTTTCCGCGAAATAACAACCTCTTTGGTTGCTTGATGATATTGTTGACAGGCGATTTCAGGCAGACGTTGCCAGTAATTCCCCGAGGAACGCCTGCAGATGTATTGAATGCTTGCCTGAAGGCATCACCTTTGTGGAATAACGTAAAAACATTATCGCTAACCACTAATATGAGAGTTTAACTTCAAAATGATCAAAGTGCTGcacaattttccaaacaattgTTAGTTAGTCCCAGTTGATGCGACAGCTGGATTAATTACTCTTACCAACGACTTTTTACAATTTGGctcttattgaaaatgttttcccaaacattaGTGAGAATTATCAGAATTATGCTTGGTTAAGTCAACGGCCAATTCTCGTCGCAAAGAATAATGATGTACAGGCATTGAATTTCACCATTCAATCAAAAATCGATGACGATTTGGTGACATACAAATCCGTTGATTCCCTAACAAATCCCGATGatgtaataaattattcaacGAAGTTTTTGAACTCTCTGAAGTTACCAGGATTTCCACCACATAACTTGCAACTCAAAGTTGGTTCAGTTATTATGATATTGCGTAATTTCAGTCCACTGCGACTTTGCAACTGTACTCGACTTGCGGTGAAAAGACTTATGCCGAATTTGATTGAGGCAACCCCTATTAACGGAAATTACGCAggtgaaaatgtatgtattcctcgAATACCAATGATTCCGACTGATCGTCCATTTGATTTCAAACGATTGCAATTTCCGGTTTGCCTTGCTTTCGCAATGAGAATTAACAAGTCGCAAGGCCAATCGCTTAGCGTTTGCgggataaatttagaaaatcattGTTTTGACAATGAAATACGTTGCGTGTACACGAGTTGGGAAACCATCCGCTTTGTTTGTGTTAACGTCAGACCAAAGAACAAAACATGTTATTTACCAAAGGGCACTTCAATGAAACGGATAATTTACGGATGCGTGCACGCTTCGATTCAGTATTTACTTTGGATTCATTTTTTACTTAGAGAAGTTCAACTAAATTACACTTCATATTTGTAATCGAAATGAATTCATTActgttttgaaatgaaataagatttttctctttcaaatataaaacaaaaaaaaataatttttcttcatcttttaATCCCCAAacgaaatgttacaaaaacgAGGCCATCTGGTGGCGAAACGGAGttcgccgggtttgctagtattaaataaaaacgaaataaaaatcgcATTAGAAAcattaaaagaagaagaaatgccATTTAACAACGCAGAAGAAGCGttagaattttcgaaaataaatgttttaagtaagaaaatgttaataatttaTAAGGTAAAAGTTCCATTTACAAAAAGCGAAacctttaagaaaattatattaagagcagtaaagaaagaaaatatatatacctataaagaaagaaaataatattgtaataaatcttgaatttttttttttcgaactccatttattccatacaatctgtcataacaataacaataagtactatttttacctacaatttaaataagaatagcttagagtaagaactcccagtggaattcgttacttaataatgaacaacatataacatatacatatattatacaattttacaacttttgcatttacgtatataacggtttaaatctttgcattaaatcgttaggctgacgtttttttaatcttgaggagtagcttatcttggaaaggttatttgctcggttattcggatgagtggcaagtcggttgttgtatctctggctgaggttgtttatttcttcgaaaactgtcgtaacttttaggtcacggtgcaatatctcgtttcgtacaaactatggcgcattggcacacatgcggagcacctttgactgaaatctttgcatgatttctagatttgattttgctgctgagccccataattgaagacgattaaccagtgtagtgattagaatttcagtccaagttgctttcgctttaaaaatatatgcgatcgccaagtaagacgccggtctaatagaatacctaaatatttggcattatctgtttgtggtattggaacgctgtttagagatacggcaggacatgagccatttcgaagagtgaatgttatctgcgccgatttgctttcgttagcttGTGTACAAAGACCAAGTGAACAAGACGGGGCCTAGAACACTTCGttgtggtacacctgctctgattgcgtgaaggttagtggtttcgttgtttactttaacaagataatgtctattttgcaaatatgattttatgagcatataacagttgtgcggtaagccctgcttaagcttgtgtagcaggccttcatgccagactttatcgaaggcttgcgttatatctaaaaatgccgctgtacagaattgccgcctctcaagtgcttgtctagcgaaatcatacacacaattaacttgctctatggtggagtgatacttacgaaaaccaaattggtgggctggaatgagatttctttgcgcaattattggatttatcctctttaaaagcagcttttcgaagagcttggaggcaacaggcaatagacttattggcctgtaattggatactacgctcggggtcttccctggcttttgtataagcatgatttcagcaactttccactgagttgggaaatactcttgtttgatcatcgcgttaaatatattggtgaggaatttgtatccacatttgggcagttcttttaaaaccttactAGTTATTAGATAGTAACCGGGCGCCTTTTTGGTTTTAAGAGTTTTGGTTGCTGCATATCTAACTTCTTTCCAGGTAAATCGTACAGTCGGAAAGTCCATTTGAAACGGAGCTGAGAGAAATTCTTTAACTTCTGAGTCTACCTCCGCACTTTGGCTCGGAAatggttggaaaacatttgatagATGTTTGGCAAACTCTATTGCTTGTTGTTTATCAGTTTTTGCCCAATCTCCATTACACGTTTTCATCGCTGCGTTGTGAGGCGTTGGTTGTGAGATCTTTTTCGTTGCCTTTCAGAGTGAGTAGTCAGTAGCTTCCGTAGGTGACAAGTTGGATAAGTATTCATGCAGTTCTGAGTTTTTTGCGTCTcttatagtgttttttaattgttttgtgagcttatttagtttttttttgtcgttcctgtttctggtgctttgccatatgcgccgaagcttgcgtttttctgatattaaaattttgacgtaatcgttaatgtgcgcttcagcgtgagtgtgcttaatttccggcgtagcggtccacgcagctctttgaatgcagttgttgaaaatctcaacggccgtgtccagatcagagttggatttttggtggaatatttaggCACAGTGTATCCTCGACTAGTTCTTTAAAGTATTCCCAGCTTGTCATTTTATTGTGTAGCTTTGgtgtcatttcctttttttgaaaacaagagtTTATTGTTAACAGCAAAGGTGAGTTTTCTGATGAGAGATCTAGACATGTGTCTATGGAGACCTGATTTTTAGATACAcctttgcatatgcaaaaatcTATAAGATCCGGTGTTTTATTTGGGTCACTAGGCCAGTAAGTGGGTTGTCCTGTTGAGACTTGGAATAATTTATTGGCCTGCATCTGGCCATGCATTGGCAATCTTGAATTTAatgaacttttaaaaaataaaaatgttacacATGGCATTCATAAACCCGGCGAAAAATATAACGATATATCAATATGTAATAGATAACTAACAATAACTTGATAGACTTAAGCAAAGATCAATGTATAACTAGAATATTAAGTAGTTTGAATTCGAGCTGTTCAACGATGTCAAGTTACCAAATACCTGCCATAGAAGAAATACAGCCAGGTGTAATActgatatacaattttaatgggCAATTAGAAATTAATGATGCTATCCAAGATATGAATGGAACTCAtgttatacaattttataatgGGACAGTAGAGATTGACAACCAATCATACATAAATCTTGTGTCACAACCATTTGAAGCCATACCCTCAGTCCTGCAACTAACGCCATCCGCaaataagggggcgtccataaattacgtgagatgtttaagggggggagggggtcgagtcaaatctcatctaatcttacgttggagagtgggggggtctcggcaaatatcacgcaattttttttctgattgaaacaaaaaaattgtacatgcttaagatttaatctcaagcgtaattgtagtatgattaagatcattcactaattcgttcgaaagaaaataatttcattcatacttcgacgttatacattactactgtcaaaccaccatatttgttttataccaaatagctcaatttaatctgaatttgcggtacagtgtagcccgtcggttgttttcgcgccactatgagccgaacgccctatcactcaggttgacgtttgacaattccggactttaaagaacatgacggaaaatcatttgctccatttctaatacgcgtaccgattcaaccgctgaatgccttcatcagcacgcctattgatctctattgcccaagtatacgtgatgatttagagaaaagatGCAGaacacaggcgagcagctcacattgcaccagccaAGCAAgtgcgtatgttccgcaaagtgcgaccctcacggattgtcacaagacgagctaatgagttactgtgcgcaagcgtcaacgccttagagtggctagatcagaacgaagttgaaagagcagatgattttactgaaaatcttatggacatgttggtcccaatagtctctcttgaaaccgcgcatgattctccatggactgaattagagtagatattatttttttaatcgcagtagttacgatttaagtcttctacgagtattgttaaatttttattacacttataactctcagcaatattgattactagtcttaactagcacgaagcatttttttttttctttttacaataacaatccaacgcgtttacataagaaacccacattttgaaaaatctcacgtgagattgggggatgggggagggggttgaataaaatctcacgacatctcaccaggggggggagggagggtcagaaaattgaaaaaaaaacacctcacgtaatttgtGGACGCCCCCTAAGCATACAGATTTATTATCGTtagaagttttaaaagaattacGCCTTAACAACACGGAgagaattgattttttgaaaaagtcgaCACTTTCTATTGGAACACTTACAGTTGTAATAATCCTAGCATTGTTGGGAATATCATGTATTCTCCACAGACGTAAATCTATCAAGATGCGTTGAAAAGAAGCAAGAAGTTCCATCTGAGATAAGTACAACAACTCTATTCAGTAACGTCAACAAACCCCCCGCCTTTGTTAAATTCAGCGATCTACCTTACTTTTAGTGACCGAGGACGATCATTTTTAAGAGAGGGGGTAGTTAACACATATAATGTTGCAACAGCGGAGACAGTGCAAAATA
The Anastrepha ludens isolate Willacy chromosome X, idAnaLude1.1, whole genome shotgun sequence DNA segment above includes these coding regions:
- the LOC128869836 gene encoding ATP-dependent DNA helicase pif1-like — translated: MISPNRSMHDAFNQELNRELQYNVDTLQTFVRNSVPLLNEQQKQVYETLLQAVDNNTGGLFFLDAPGGTGKTFVISLILATIRSRGDIALALPSSGIAATLLDGGRTAHSALKLPLNLNTIDTPTCNISGSSAMGKLLMQCKLIVCVECTLAHKKSLEALNFTLKDFPRNNNLFGCLMILLTGDFRQTLPVIPRGTPADVLNACLKASPLWNNVKTLSLTTNMRV